A DNA window from Roseovarius sp. Pro17 contains the following coding sequences:
- a CDS encoding TRAP transporter small permease subunit, with protein sequence MRLVAGIAALICRINWIVGQVFSWLSLGIVLICFTVVVQRYVFAISYVWMQDLYIWLSGAMFTAVAGFALMRDDHVRVDIFYRPARVRTRAVIDLIGALVFLLPFTAVVYVYSMPFVQRAWSYSEASANVGGMPGLYILKTFIIAFALLLALQAIAMICRSVLVLGGRRDLVPLAIQYPIGADDAAAAAIKGMH encoded by the coding sequence ATGCGACTGGTCGCAGGGATTGCAGCCCTCATCTGCCGGATCAACTGGATCGTCGGTCAGGTGTTTTCATGGCTGTCGCTGGGGATCGTGCTGATCTGCTTTACGGTGGTGGTGCAGCGCTATGTGTTTGCGATCAGCTACGTCTGGATGCAGGACCTCTATATCTGGCTGAGCGGGGCAATGTTCACCGCCGTCGCCGGATTTGCGCTGATGCGCGACGATCATGTGCGCGTCGATATCTTCTACCGCCCTGCCAGGGTGCGCACCCGCGCAGTGATCGACCTGATCGGCGCGCTGGTGTTCCTGCTGCCCTTTACCGCTGTCGTCTATGTCTACTCGATGCCCTTCGTGCAGCGCGCGTGGTCCTATTCCGAGGCGTCGGCGAATGTCGGCGGGATGCCGGGGCTCTATATTCTCAAGACGTTCATCATCGCCTTCGCGTTGCTGCTGGCGCTACAGGCGATCGCGATGATCTGCCGGTCAGTGCTGGTGCTGGGCGGACGGCGCGATCTGGTGCCGCTGGCGATCCAATATCCCATCGGCGCTGATGATGCCGCCGCCGCCGCTATCAAGGGGATGCATTGA
- a CDS encoding TRAP transporter large permease subunit has protein sequence MDPILIGEILAGLMFFGIIGFLLLGFPVAFTLAGVSLMFGGVGYWLGVFDPSNFGALPNRYIGFMTNEVLVAVPLFIFMGVMLERSRIAEQLLLTMGKLFGNLRGGLGISVILVGAMLAASTGVVGATVVTMGLISLPAMLRAGYDPKLSTGVICASGTLGQIVPPSTVLIFMGDMLSGINSQVQMEKGNFAPTAVSVGDLFAGALLPGFLLVGLYLAYTIFKALTDPESCPATPVPESERGDLLREVFSALLPPLLLILAVLGSILGGIATPTEAASVGAVGAMVLAALRWRLSFTILRETVVATATITSMVFVVLLGASVFSVVFRLMGGDNLVHEFLANLPGGTLAAVAMVMLIMFFLGFILDTFEIIFIVIPITAPVLLAMDVDPVWLGVLVGVNLQTSFLTPPFGFALFYLRGVAPPELPTSAIYKGILPFVALQIAAIAILFIFPGIVTWLPRLIAG, from the coding sequence ATGGATCCCATCCTGATCGGCGAAATCCTCGCCGGGCTGATGTTTTTTGGCATCATCGGCTTTTTGCTGCTGGGCTTTCCCGTCGCGTTCACGCTGGCGGGTGTGTCGCTGATGTTTGGCGGCGTCGGCTATTGGCTGGGCGTTTTCGATCCGTCGAACTTTGGCGCGCTGCCGAACCGCTATATCGGCTTCATGACCAACGAAGTGTTGGTGGCGGTGCCGCTCTTTATCTTCATGGGCGTCATGCTGGAACGGTCGCGCATCGCCGAGCAATTGCTGCTGACCATGGGCAAGCTATTCGGCAACCTGCGCGGCGGCCTTGGCATATCGGTCATTCTGGTGGGCGCGATGCTGGCCGCTTCGACCGGCGTTGTCGGTGCGACTGTGGTGACCATGGGCCTGATTTCGCTGCCCGCGATGCTGCGGGCGGGATATGATCCCAAGCTCTCGACCGGGGTGATCTGCGCGTCCGGCACGCTGGGCCAGATTGTGCCGCCCTCGACAGTCCTCATTTTCATGGGTGACATGCTGTCGGGCATTAATTCACAGGTCCAGATGGAAAAGGGCAATTTCGCACCCACGGCCGTATCTGTCGGAGACCTGTTCGCCGGGGCGCTGCTGCCGGGCTTCCTGCTGGTCGGTCTCTACCTCGCCTATACAATATTCAAGGCGTTGACCGACCCCGAGTCGTGCCCTGCCACACCGGTGCCGGAATCCGAGCGCGGCGATCTCTTGCGCGAGGTGTTTTCGGCCCTTCTGCCCCCGCTTTTGCTGATCCTCGCCGTCCTCGGCTCGATCCTCGGCGGTATCGCCACCCCGACCGAGGCGGCATCGGTGGGCGCTGTCGGTGCCATGGTGCTGGCCGCGCTGCGCTGGCGCCTGTCATTCACGATCCTGCGTGAGACGGTCGTCGCCACAGCAACGATCACCTCAATGGTGTTCGTTGTCCTGCTGGGCGCATCGGTTTTCTCGGTCGTCTTCCGCCTGATGGGTGGCGACAATCTGGTACATGAGTTCCTCGCCAACCTGCCCGGAGGCACGCTGGCCGCCGTCGCCATGGTCATGTTGATCATGTTCTTTCTTGGCTTCATCTTGGACACATTCGAGATCATCTTTATCGTGATTCCGATCACCGCGCCGGTGCTGCTGGCGATGGACGTCGATCCGGTGTGGCTGGGCGTGTTGGTCGGGGTGAACCTGCAAACATCGTTCCTAACGCCGCCCTTCGGTTTTGCGCTATTCTACCTGCGCGGCGTCGCCCCACCCGAATTACCGACCTCGGCGATCTACAAGGGCATCCTGCCGTTTGTCGCGCTGCAAATTGCGGCGATCGCGATACTCTTCATCTTTCCGGGCATCGTGACATGGCTGCCGAGGCTGATCGCTGGCTAG
- a CDS encoding TRAP transporter substrate-binding protein, with the protein MDRRSFIRAGAIGTAATALAAPAIAQGNITWRMVTTWPKNFPGLGVGAQRLADRITTASGGRLTVQVYSAGELVPPLQSLDAVIDGTAEMSHGAAYYWQNKSPALSFFTGVPYGMTTAELTAWVRYMGGQEIWDEIYDQFGVQGFLSGNTGNQTGGWFREELTGLADIKGKRFRTPGLGGRVWEKLGATVTNMAGGEIFQALQSGALDAAEFVGPYNDLALGFHQVAKHYYMPSFVEPGLATELVVDKAKYQALPDDLQAIVRDVSQAEYDQVSADFIANDPRALKTLVEEHGVQVHQFPDDIMEAGAKASMEVIEELQASDDPLVQKTTQSYLDALALVRTRTEQIDAPFQAARAKYLKF; encoded by the coding sequence ATGGATCGTCGTTCCTTTATCCGCGCGGGTGCTATCGGCACCGCTGCGACAGCATTGGCCGCACCGGCCATCGCGCAGGGCAATATCACGTGGCGCATGGTCACCACCTGGCCCAAGAATTTCCCCGGCCTCGGTGTTGGCGCGCAGCGCCTTGCCGACCGGATCACTACTGCCTCGGGTGGCCGCCTGACAGTGCAGGTTTATTCGGCAGGTGAGCTGGTTCCACCATTGCAAAGCCTTGATGCCGTGATCGACGGCACCGCCGAGATGAGCCATGGCGCCGCCTATTACTGGCAGAACAAATCGCCCGCGCTGTCGTTTTTCACCGGCGTCCCCTACGGTATGACCACCGCCGAACTGACCGCATGGGTCCGCTATATGGGCGGGCAGGAGATCTGGGACGAGATTTATGACCAGTTTGGCGTGCAGGGATTTTTGTCCGGCAACACAGGCAACCAGACCGGCGGCTGGTTCCGCGAAGAGCTGACCGGCCTCGCTGATATCAAGGGCAAGCGTTTCCGCACCCCCGGCCTTGGTGGCCGCGTGTGGGAGAAACTGGGCGCGACCGTCACCAACATGGCGGGCGGCGAGATTTTTCAGGCGCTGCAATCGGGCGCACTGGACGCTGCCGAATTCGTTGGTCCCTACAATGATCTGGCGCTGGGCTTTCATCAGGTCGCCAAGCACTACTACATGCCCAGCTTTGTTGAACCGGGCCTTGCGACCGAACTGGTCGTCGACAAGGCCAAGTATCAGGCGCTGCCGGATGATCTGCAGGCGATCGTGCGCGATGTCAGTCAGGCGGAATACGATCAGGTCTCGGCCGATTTCATCGCCAACGATCCGCGCGCGCTGAAAACGCTGGTCGAAGAGCATGGTGTGCAGGTGCATCAGTTCCCCGACGACATCATGGAAGCGGGCGCCAAGGCGTCCATGGAAGTGATCGAAGAGCTGCAAGCTAGTGACGACCCGCTGGTCCAGAAGACAACCCAGAGCTACCTCGACGCGCTCGCGCTGGTGCGCACGCGCACCGAGCAGATCGACGCACCGTTTCAGGCGGCACGGGCGAAGTATCTGAAGTTCTGA
- a CDS encoding biotin transporter BioY has translation MERNIALVALFAALIAALGIIPQVTLPFGVPITAQSLGVMLCGTVLGAKRGTMAVLLFMLLVCLGLPLLSGGRGGLGVIVSPTGGFFVAFPVAAFVAGFITQSWRSVPLAVAAGVAAAVGGVVLYAFGIIGLAQVLDKSLSEAALLVTAFIPGDAVKAVLAGLITSALYRARPRAVLSRA, from the coding sequence ATGGAACGCAACATCGCCCTCGTCGCACTTTTCGCCGCGCTCATCGCTGCGCTGGGGATTATCCCGCAGGTCACGCTTCCTTTCGGTGTGCCAATCACGGCGCAATCCTTGGGTGTCATGCTGTGCGGCACGGTTCTGGGCGCAAAACGCGGCACAATGGCGGTTTTGCTGTTCATGCTGTTGGTGTGCCTTGGTCTACCACTCTTGTCGGGCGGACGCGGGGGGCTGGGCGTGATCGTCTCGCCGACGGGCGGATTTTTCGTGGCGTTCCCGGTTGCCGCCTTCGTCGCGGGTTTCATCACCCAAAGCTGGCGCAGTGTGCCGCTGGCCGTGGCCGCGGGCGTTGCGGCGGCAGTCGGGGGTGTTGTCCTTTATGCATTTGGCATCATCGGACTTGCGCAGGTACTGGATAAATCGCTGAGCGAGGCCGCGCTGCTGGTCACGGCGTTCATCCCCGGCGACGCGGTCAAGGCGGTGCTGGCGGGCCTCATCACCTCGGCCCTCTACCGCGCGCGGCCCCGCGCAGTGCTATCGCGGGCCTGA
- a CDS encoding energy-coupling factor transporter transmembrane component T: MISLTSPVETRAHGWRAGAKLGALCLATMGLFAMSSLAGHVAAFAGMLALYAAPGTVFFRSGMVRLRVLWPFLAIILVWHAVTATPGQGAVIALRLVTAVGLANLVTMTTRLSDMIGVVRWLAAPLRRLGIDTRALELGIALVVRFTPMLAGKGVQLTRAWRARSPRRPGWRIVLPFTLCAIDDAEHVADAIKARGGV, from the coding sequence ATGATATCTCTGACCTCGCCGGTTGAGACACGCGCGCATGGCTGGCGCGCAGGGGCCAAGCTAGGCGCGCTTTGCCTCGCCACCATGGGCCTCTTTGCTATGAGCAGCCTTGCCGGGCATGTGGCCGCATTTGCTGGCATGCTGGCGCTATACGCGGCACCGGGGACGGTGTTCTTTCGCTCGGGTATGGTGCGGCTGCGCGTGCTGTGGCCATTCCTCGCGATCATCCTCGTATGGCACGCGGTCACGGCGACGCCGGGGCAGGGGGCGGTGATCGCGCTGCGGCTGGTGACGGCGGTGGGGCTGGCCAATCTGGTAACCATGACGACGCGGCTGAGTGATATGATCGGCGTCGTGCGCTGGCTGGCGGCACCTCTGCGCCGCCTTGGCATCGACACGCGCGCGTTAGAGTTGGGGATCGCGCTGGTGGTGCGCTTTACCCCCATGCTGGCAGGCAAGGGCGTGCAGTTGACACGCGCGTGGCGCGCGAGGTCGCCGCGCAGGCCCGGCTGGCGCATCGTGCTGCCCTTTACCCTCTGTGCGATAGACGACGCCGAGCATGTGGCCGACGCGATCAAGGCGCGGGGCGGGGTGTAG
- a CDS encoding ABC transporter ATP-binding protein produces the protein MSDPLAIDDVSLTLEGRAILHGITLRGGERRIGIVGRNGSGKSTLARVVSGLQTPDSGTVRLFGVDVAKDRKAAIRTVGILFQNPDHQIIFPTVDEEIAFGLRQLGQSKAEAATGVRAILERFGKGHWAGAAVHPLSQGQKQLVCLMAILAMRPRLIVLDEPLSGLDIPTRMQLMRYLDGVDAHLIHISHDPGVLTGYDRALWIADGQIAQDGAAREVLDAFAVEMQRLGGMDDISDLAG, from the coding sequence GTGAGCGATCCGCTGGCAATCGACGACGTGTCGCTGACCCTCGAGGGGCGGGCGATCCTGCACGGGATCACCCTGCGCGGCGGCGAGCGTCGTATCGGCATCGTCGGGCGCAACGGGTCGGGCAAGAGCACGCTGGCGCGCGTTGTCTCCGGGCTGCAAACGCCGGATAGCGGGACCGTGCGCCTGTTCGGGGTAGATGTCGCGAAGGATCGCAAGGCCGCGATCCGCACTGTTGGCATCCTGTTCCAGAATCCCGATCACCAGATCATCTTTCCGACCGTGGACGAAGAAATCGCCTTTGGCTTGCGCCAGTTGGGCCAGTCCAAGGCCGAGGCTGCAACCGGCGTGCGCGCTATCCTCGAACGCTTTGGCAAGGGGCATTGGGCGGGCGCGGCTGTGCATCCGCTGAGCCAAGGACAAAAGCAGTTGGTTTGCCTCATGGCGATCCTCGCGATGCGCCCGCGCCTGATCGTGCTGGACGAGCCTTTGTCGGGCCTCGATATCCCCACGCGGATGCAGCTGATGCGTTATCTGGATGGCGTGGATGCACATCTGATCCATATCTCGCACGATCCGGGCGTGCTGACGGGCTATGATCGCGCCCTGTGGATTGCGGATGGTCAGATTGCGCAGGATGGCGCGGCGCGTGAGGTGCTAGACGCCTTTGCCGTGGAAATGCAGCGGCTGGGAGGGATGGATGATATCTCTGACCTCGCCGGTTGA
- a CDS encoding thiamine pyrophosphate-dependent enzyme produces the protein MDRAQIVHENFRARVASGDLPTGATPNGALSNTEAVTLFRAQCLSRALDRTSRAMQKAGQGFYTIGSSGHEGMAAVAHALHPDDIAFLHYRDAAFQIARAGQVPGQSITWDMLLSFACSSEDPISGGRHKVLGSKSLMIPPQTSTIASHLPKAVGAAYGLGLARRRPPEHRILPHDGIAMASFGDASANHSTAQGAINTAGWTSVQSVPMPLLLVCEDNGIGISTQTPKGWIAASMQHRPGIRYFHADGLDLYDTARTAAEASHYVRTQRKPAFLHLTMVRLYGHAGADLPTTYLPTAHVEAEEANDPLLHSVRLLDAAGALPREDALSIYDETNARVARVADEATQRPRLKTASDVMASIIPPKRDCAPTNGPSAAERDAAFGSDLRQMEQPQPMSRLINWALTDLMLAHDVIVVMGEDVGRKGGVYGVTQRLHQRFGTDRVVDTLLDEQSILGLAIGMAHNGFVPMPEIQFLAYLHNAEDQLRGEAATLPFFSKGQFTNPMVLRIAGLGYQKGFGGHFHNDNSLAVLRDIPGIIVACPSTGPDAAMMLRECVRLAREEQRVVVFVEPIALYPMRDLHDAGDNEWMGHYPGPDERIALGSVGVHGQGRDLAIVTYGNGHYLSRQAQEVLRVEGINARVIDMRWIAPLPEQALLDATRGCKSVLIVDECRRTGGQAEGLMALFVERAELPVSRITAEDSFIATGPAYAATMPSRDSIVVAAREACE, from the coding sequence ATGGACCGCGCGCAGATCGTGCATGAGAATTTCCGCGCCCGCGTCGCATCAGGTGATCTGCCCACCGGTGCCACACCGAACGGCGCGCTGAGCAACACCGAGGCTGTCACATTGTTCCGCGCGCAATGCCTCAGCCGCGCGCTGGATCGCACCAGCCGCGCGATGCAAAAGGCGGGTCAGGGGTTTTACACCATCGGATCATCGGGGCATGAGGGTATGGCGGCGGTCGCCCATGCGCTGCACCCGGACGACATCGCGTTTCTGCATTACCGCGACGCCGCGTTCCAGATCGCCCGCGCTGGACAGGTGCCGGGGCAGTCGATCACGTGGGACATGCTGCTCAGTTTTGCCTGCTCGTCCGAGGATCCAATTTCAGGTGGGCGGCACAAGGTGCTGGGGTCCAAGTCGCTGATGATCCCGCCGCAGACCTCGACCATCGCCAGCCACCTGCCCAAAGCAGTCGGCGCGGCCTACGGTCTGGGCCTTGCGCGGCGCCGCCCGCCCGAGCATCGTATACTGCCGCATGACGGCATCGCTATGGCATCCTTTGGCGACGCGTCTGCCAACCATTCGACCGCGCAGGGCGCGATCAACACGGCCGGCTGGACCTCTGTGCAATCGGTGCCGATGCCGCTGCTGCTGGTCTGCGAGGATAACGGCATCGGCATTTCCACCCAGACGCCCAAGGGCTGGATTGCGGCCAGCATGCAGCACCGCCCCGGCATCCGCTATTTCCACGCCGACGGGCTGGACCTCTACGACACAGCTCGCACGGCGGCAGAGGCTTCGCACTATGTGCGCACTCAGCGCAAGCCGGCGTTTCTGCATCTGACGATGGTGCGCCTTTATGGTCATGCGGGCGCGGACCTGCCTACGACCTACCTGCCGACGGCACATGTCGAGGCCGAAGAGGCGAACGATCCGCTACTGCATTCCGTCCGGCTGCTGGACGCGGCAGGCGCGCTGCCGCGAGAGGATGCGCTTAGCATCTACGACGAAACCAACGCCCGTGTCGCCCGCGTCGCGGACGAGGCGACACAGCGCCCCCGCCTGAAAACAGCCAGCGACGTCATGGCCAGCATCATCCCACCCAAGCGCGACTGCGCGCCCACCAACGGGCCAAGTGCCGCCGAACGCGACGCCGCATTCGGCAGCGATTTGCGCCAGATGGAGCAACCCCAGCCGATGAGCCGGCTCATCAACTGGGCGCTGACCGATCTCATGCTGGCACATGATGTAATCGTGGTGATGGGTGAGGATGTCGGCCGCAAGGGCGGCGTTTACGGAGTGACCCAGCGTCTGCATCAACGCTTTGGCACCGACCGTGTCGTCGACACGCTGCTTGATGAGCAAAGCATTCTGGGTCTCGCTATCGGCATGGCGCATAACGGCTTCGTCCCCATGCCCGAGATCCAGTTTCTCGCCTATCTGCACAACGCCGAGGACCAGCTGAGGGGTGAGGCCGCGACGCTGCCGTTCTTCTCCAAGGGCCAGTTCACCAACCCGATGGTGCTGCGCATCGCGGGCCTTGGCTATCAAAAGGGCTTTGGCGGGCATTTTCACAACGACAACAGCCTCGCGGTTCTGCGCGACATTCCCGGCATCATCGTCGCCTGCCCGTCGACCGGCCCAGACGCGGCCATGATGCTGCGCGAATGTGTGCGGCTGGCGCGCGAGGAACAGCGCGTGGTCGTCTTTGTCGAGCCCATCGCGCTCTACCCCATGCGCGATCTGCACGATGCGGGCGACAATGAATGGATGGGCCACTACCCCGGACCCGACGAGCGGATCGCACTGGGTAGCGTCGGCGTGCATGGGCAAGGCCGCGATCTGGCCATCGTGACCTATGGCAACGGCCATTACCTGTCCCGTCAGGCGCAGGAGGTGCTGCGCGTCGAGGGGATCAACGCACGCGTGATCGACATGCGCTGGATCGCGCCGCTGCCCGAACAGGCGCTGCTGGACGCCACACGCGGGTGCAAATCCGTGCTGATCGTGGATGAATGTCGCCGCACCGGCGGACAGGCCGAGGGGCTGATGGCCCTCTTTGTTGAGCGGGCCGAACTGCCGGTCAGCCGCATTACGGCCGAGGATAGTTTCATCGCCACCGGACCGGCCTATGCAGCGACCATGCCGTCGCGCGACAGTATCGTCGTCGCCGCAAGGGAGGCCTGCGAATGA
- a CDS encoding ACP S-malonyltransferase has translation MSCRAVLICPGRGTYNKAELGYLARHHGGNRLLDTFDDLRRAEGQTPVTELDSAERFSNAVHTVGDAASPLIYACSYLDRHALADDIEVVAVTGNSMGWYTALAAAGALDAAGGFQVVNTMGRLMQQAAIGGQLVYPCTGADWRADPARRASLLETVAQIDSGDAVLRLSIDLGGMLVLAGDEAGLAEFEGSVPRMQDRFPMRLPHHAAFHTHLQEPVAQMGREALLASLFAQPNLPMIDGRGAIWWPHATDPSALRDYTLGAQVTQTYDFTRAIQIAAREFAPDMFIVTGPGNTLGGAVAQSLIGCNWQGLDSKAAFQARQDESPLLILMGLEDQRDIVME, from the coding sequence ATGAGCTGTCGCGCCGTTCTGATCTGTCCCGGACGGGGCACCTACAACAAGGCCGAGTTGGGCTATCTGGCGCGCCATCACGGTGGCAACCGCCTGCTGGACACGTTCGATGACCTGCGCCGCGCCGAGGGCCAGACGCCCGTAACCGAACTGGACAGCGCCGAGCGGTTTTCGAACGCCGTTCACACCGTCGGAGATGCCGCCTCGCCGCTGATCTACGCCTGCTCTTACCTCGACCGTCACGCGCTGGCCGACGATATTGAGGTGGTCGCCGTTACCGGCAATTCGATGGGTTGGTACACCGCGCTGGCCGCCGCAGGTGCGCTGGACGCGGCGGGTGGATTTCAGGTGGTGAACACGATGGGGCGCCTGATGCAGCAGGCGGCGATTGGCGGGCAACTGGTCTATCCCTGCACCGGCGCTGATTGGCGTGCCGACCCTGCGCGGCGGGCCTCGCTGTTAGAGACCGTGGCGCAAATCGACAGCGGCGACGCTGTGTTGCGCCTCTCGATAGACCTTGGCGGGATGCTGGTTCTGGCGGGTGACGAGGCGGGGCTGGCCGAATTCGAGGGGTCCGTGCCGCGTATGCAGGACCGCTTTCCCATGCGCCTGCCGCATCACGCGGCGTTTCATACGCATCTGCAAGAGCCGGTGGCGCAAATGGGTCGCGAGGCATTGCTTGCGTCGCTATTTGCCCAGCCAAACCTGCCGATGATCGACGGGCGCGGTGCGATATGGTGGCCGCATGCCACCGATCCCTCCGCTCTGCGCGACTACACGCTGGGCGCGCAGGTGACGCAGACGTATGATTTCACCCGCGCCATCCAGATCGCCGCGCGCGAATTCGCGCCGGACATGTTTATCGTGACCGGTCCCGGCAACACGCTGGGCGGGGCGGTGGCGCAGTCGCTGATCGGGTGCAACTGGCAGGGACTGGACAGCAAGGCGGCGTTTCAGGCCCGGCAGGACGAATCGCCGTTATTGATCTTGATGGGGCTGGAGGACCAGCGCGACATCGTGATGGAGTAG
- a CDS encoding TRAP transporter large permease encodes MDPIDIGLIVTGIMLVLVVLGMRVAFAAAMAGLIGLIWIFWSKKGYAGDEFVWALTVAVKTAGQVPHSKVSNQALSLIPTFILIGYLAYYAGLTKALFEAAKRWIAWVPGGLAVATIFATAGFAAVSGASVATAAVFARIAIPEMLKIGYDKRFAAGVVAAGGTLASLIPPSAILVIYAIIVEQDVGKLLLAGFIPGVFSALVYAILIIGMALSINGFGPPVRGFTWRQRFASLPPALPILFVVATIVLFVYNPFGGDAWGTPTEGGAIGAFVVFLMALWRGMRWAELKSALLETAKLSVMIFTIIWGVLIYVRFLGFADLPGAFSDWITSLTVSPMLILVCILLAYAVLGMFMDAIGMLLLTLPVVYPAVMALNGGEYVSAADSTFGMSGPMCAIWFGILVVKMAEFCLITPPIGLNCFVVAGVRPDLSVQDVFKGVTPFFIADGITIGLLVAFPAIVLWLPSLA; translated from the coding sequence ATGGACCCAATCGACATTGGCCTGATCGTCACCGGAATCATGCTGGTGCTGGTGGTTCTGGGAATGCGCGTGGCCTTCGCCGCCGCGATGGCGGGGCTGATCGGTCTCATCTGGATATTCTGGTCGAAAAAGGGCTATGCGGGCGACGAATTCGTCTGGGCGCTGACAGTGGCCGTGAAAACGGCGGGTCAGGTGCCTCATTCGAAAGTGTCCAATCAGGCGCTCAGCCTGATCCCAACCTTCATCCTGATCGGATATCTGGCCTATTACGCAGGCCTGACCAAGGCGCTATTCGAGGCCGCAAAACGATGGATTGCGTGGGTGCCGGGGGGGCTGGCAGTCGCGACTATCTTTGCCACTGCAGGGTTTGCTGCCGTGTCGGGCGCATCCGTGGCCACGGCGGCGGTGTTCGCGCGCATCGCCATCCCCGAAATGCTGAAAATCGGCTACGACAAGCGTTTCGCGGCAGGCGTCGTTGCCGCTGGCGGCACGCTGGCCTCGCTGATCCCCCCCTCTGCCATCCTCGTCATCTACGCCATCATCGTCGAGCAGGACGTGGGCAAGCTGCTGCTCGCAGGCTTTATCCCCGGCGTCTTCTCGGCGCTGGTCTATGCCATCCTCATCATTGGCATGGCGCTTAGTATCAACGGCTTTGGCCCGCCGGTGCGCGGATTTACCTGGCGGCAAAGGTTCGCGTCGCTGCCACCCGCACTGCCCATCCTGTTTGTCGTCGCGACCATTGTCCTCTTTGTCTACAACCCCTTCGGCGGCGACGCGTGGGGCACGCCGACCGAGGGCGGGGCCATCGGTGCATTTGTCGTGTTTCTCATGGCGCTCTGGCGCGGGATGCGCTGGGCCGAACTGAAATCGGCCCTGCTGGAAACCGCCAAGCTGAGCGTGATGATATTTACCATCATCTGGGGCGTGCTGATCTATGTGCGCTTCCTGGGGTTTGCGGACCTGCCCGGAGCATTCTCGGACTGGATCACATCGCTGACAGTGTCGCCCATGCTGATCCTCGTGTGCATCCTCTTGGCCTACGCGGTGCTGGGCATGTTCATGGACGCCATCGGGATGCTGTTGCTGACCCTGCCTGTCGTCTATCCGGCGGTCATGGCGCTGAACGGGGGCGAATATGTCAGTGCGGCGGACAGCACCTTCGGGATGAGCGGACCAATGTGCGCGATCTGGTTCGGCATATTGGTGGTGAAAATGGCCGAATTCTGCCTGATTACGCCGCCTATCGGGCTGAATTGCTTTGTCGTGGCAGGCGTTCGGCCTGACCTTAGCGTGCAGGACGTGTTCAAGGGCGTGACACCGTTTTTCATCGCGGATGGCATCACCATCGGGCTGCTGGTCGCGTTCCCGGCGATCGTGCTGTGGCTGCCGTCTTTGGCGTGA
- a CDS encoding TRAP transporter small permease — translation MAGAASVLTDDSVLSRLDQRLYKLERVLALVSGVAVFSLMLLAVVSVSGRNFINQPLPGYVDWIEQAMPLIAFMGISYAQRDGGHIRMDIVVGALKGRVLWLVELITTLAILLLIALLIWGSWAHFSRSFDFAAPLWSRDSSMDIALPIWPAKLLVPVAFSVLAVRLVLQAVGYMRALITGTDAPVAVPMVIDAATQAQMEAEQLSGRDT, via the coding sequence ATGGCCGGAGCCGCCTCTGTCCTCACCGACGATAGCGTCCTCAGCCGCCTGGACCAGCGGCTATACAAGCTTGAGCGGGTGTTGGCGCTGGTCAGCGGCGTCGCCGTATTTTCGCTGATGCTGCTGGCGGTCGTATCGGTATCGGGGCGCAATTTCATCAATCAGCCGCTGCCCGGCTATGTCGACTGGATTGAGCAGGCGATGCCGCTGATCGCCTTTATGGGCATTTCCTACGCGCAGCGCGATGGCGGGCATATCCGCATGGATATCGTCGTCGGCGCACTCAAGGGCCGCGTTCTGTGGTTGGTCGAACTGATCACGACGCTTGCCATCCTATTGCTGATCGCGCTGCTGATCTGGGGATCATGGGCGCATTTTTCGCGCAGCTTTGATTTTGCCGCGCCGCTCTGGAGCCGTGACAGTTCTATGGATATCGCCTTGCCGATCTGGCCCGCCAAGCTGCTGGTGCCGGTCGCGTTTTCGGTGCTGGCCGTGCGGCTGGTGTTGCAGGCGGTGGGTTACATGCGCGCGCTAATCACCGGCACGGATGCGCCTGTGGCCGTCCCGATGGTCATCGACGCCGCCACGCAGGCCCAGATGGAGGCCGAGCAGCTGAGCGGTCGAGACACATGA